The sequence AGTcggcatgtataaaaatgaacatgatGGGATGTAAAGCATATCCTATCATTTCAGTTCCTCAGTGACCTGCGCAGTCCGGTGGAGACGTTGTGGCTGAGCTGCATCTGATAAAGACTGACATACAACTTATTAATGCCGAGACTTTAGTTTCCTTTCCtctcaaaggaaataaaaacccTTCACTGCCTCTCCCAGACTGGTTGAACTGGTGTTGCTGTTAAGGTCCTGATCACACCTTATGAGGCCAGAACATTCCAGACGCTTCCTGTCAAACGAAAACAGGAGCTTTGTTTAGTTACTTTTAGTTGGTTCTTGGAGCCAAGTTTCTTTTCTTGAGAAAAGCAGCTGAagtggagaaacagaaactctgagtataaaatgttcaaagcgTTTTACTGAGAAtgttaatgaataaaatcactAGTTTAACCAGGCTGGAAGGGCAGAGAAGGGAAAATATTGTAATATGATTCTATGGAGTTCATTTCCAtttggttaaatattttaaccaaaacctTCTGGTTTTATTCTAAACGTTAATATCTGTTTTTCTCCATATGATGGCCTAATAATGCCACTGCCATGAGAAAACTATTTTGCATAAAACTGCAGCTTATGCCTCTGTATCGGGTCGGAACAACGAcaagtaattagttacatttacatctgttgCTGTAATTacaatttgtcttttttgtacCTGAAGTCGTTAACAAAACCTGaacttttactttcacttgaatttgttttgaataaagttACCcagttacatttgaaataatatctattaatgtgaataattaaaattaagtgACATCAGACTTATGAAGCGCTTTTCAGTCCCTTTTCAGGACCTTCAAAGATGCTttacaatgaataaataacaccCAAACATGTCAGCTTTCATCTGTAGCACTTGTTGCCTTCTGGGTCACATTCCATAAAACTGCTAAAGTTCTGCTGTTCTTTCTTCCCTCAGGCCGTACAAACCTCCAGGTCCGTTTCTGACTTGGAAGAGTGGAACTCTATGACCAGAGATGAAAGAGgaatcagaaccacagcagataaCTGAGGCaaaagaggaaccagaacctcattCAATCAAAGAAGAACAGTATGAACTATGGATCTTTGAAAATGAAGGGGAGCTTTTAATGAAGCAGGAAACCAACAACTCTATGATTCCTGTAACTCCTGCTGATGACGAAATATTCCACAATGGACCAGAACTGCAGCAGGCGATGGAGACAAAAGAAGAACTGGACCCTGTACTAATTAAAGAAGAACCAGAATCTATACAGATTAAAGAACAGGAAGAACCAGAACTTGTACATATTAAAGTGGAACCAGAACTCAGTCCAATTAAAGTGGAACATGAGGATCTAGACAGCGAACAGGATGAAAAGCAGCTTGTAGTGAAGCAGGAACCTGAAACATGTATGGTTTCTCCTACCTATAACCAACAAGATAACAacgaaccagaaccaaacaaggaccAACTCCTATTTGTGAACAACCCTGAAGATTGCCAACATCAGCCAGAAAGCAACCAGAAAGACTCAGGATCAAGTGGAGATAAAGATCCACAGCCAGAGACTGAAAACCACCGGGACAATGTGGACGAATCAGAACCAACtggttttaaaactaatttgattTCATGTAAGGTATGCGGCAGAAGTTTTGGTAGGTACAGGTACTTGGTGTctcacatgagaattcacacaaaCAAGAAGCCATTTTTATGTCTGACTTGTGGGAAAGGTTTCATCAGGCAACCTGACCTAAAAGTTCACATGACACACCACACAGGGGAGAAGCCTTTCCAGTGTCTGACTTGTGGTAAAGCTTTTCCTAGGCAACCTGACCTAACTGTCCACGTTAGAAcccacacaggtgagaagcctttccaGTGTCTGGTTTGTGGTAAAGGTTTTATCCAAAAAACCACCATGTTGTGTCACATGAGAAcgcacacaggtgagaaacctttccAGTGTCTCGACTGTGGTAAAGGTTTTATCCAAAAAACTACCTTGAGGTATCACATGAGAacacacacaggtgagaaacctttttcTTGTGAATTGTGTGATAAATCTTTCCGACAGAGAAGTGATTTGGCTTGTCACATGAAAACTCACACAGATGAGAAACCACATTGTTGTGAAAAGTGTGGTAAGTCTTTTAGAAAGCGCAGCGATTTAGCCAACCACACATTATCTCACACTGGGGAGATGCCTTTCCCCTGTCTTActtgtggaaaaggttttaaacAACAATATAAATTGACTATGCACATGAAAGTTCACACGGGAGATAAACCATACAATTGCGAATTGTGTGATAAATCTTTCCGACAACGTAGTGATTTGACCCGTCATCTAAAAACTCACAAGCGTGTGAAGTTGTCGTCTTGTACAGTGTGTGGTAAATTACTAAGTGAGTTCAGTAGTATGCCTCGACacatgaaaactcacactgGGGAGAAGGCGTATCTCTGTGAAGTGTGTGATAAATCTTTCATACAGAAAAGTGATTTGGTTCGTCACATGCGAACACACAGGTGAGAATGAGAATCATTTGCTGACAGATTATAACATTTCAGACATGGATCCTATTGCTCCCATTATAGTTCTGACTAGAAATGAGTGAGAGAAGCTGTGAAAGTAAATGGCATGAAACTCAACTCAGTTAAGATCGTCTTGCTGTgatggggttagggttagggttagggttagggttgtttcccccaggctttaaaaacaacagtttctttGAATCAAGGCTAAATACTGACTTACATAAAGTTATCTATGATTAAGAACAACTGAAACATTCATCAAtgtatttgatgtatatttgctttattttgatgatggcatttaacaaaatgtagtttattgcttgtttcataattggttatgGTGTTTTTATCATATAAAGAACTACAACCCTCCATATGCACTATTGCTGAAATTTGCTATTCAGAAGACAAGATTAATTAATAAAGTGTCAGTTGGGTACCTAGATGTCTTTTCATGGACTTGCCCAATTTTCCGGTCTTTTTGACTTTATGGTATAAAACTGATACTGGCTGAATTAATACAGTTTTGTCTCCTGAACTTTGGAACCTTTGTGTGAGCATGAACTGttcatatttcaataaataaataaatgatctgGAAAAGAGTCATCTTGCATCTTCCTTACtccaacaaatatgaaaaatttttATAAGTTGATGACCAGAAAATATTTAGTCAGGTCCTGGTTGTTTGATACAACATATAAatggaaaatacaaacaaatgaacaaGATCCGACATTATAACATCTCAGATTATAGAGGCTgttaagtaaaaaagaaaatctgatttatcaATGGTGAGATATTGTTTAAATAGTGAATTCTTTCCTGAGAACTTAAgtcttcttattttctgtatttttaatgaatatagTTGCATCTATTTCTATTTCCcattacaattttgtttttactttaacagCCTCTATAATCTGAGATGTTATCATGTCCCAgtttatgtgtaattttacacaaaatattttcacaactcCACCACTCTGATCTTAACTGTATACCAGAATTGTAAATACAGGACAACATTTAAGTTGGttgaaaataaagatattttttcactcatttcttTTAGCACTGgtggaaaaaagtcaaatgttttctttttgttttaaaaagagacaCAGAACCATATCTTATTGTTATGCACTAAGAATGACTGTGTAGCGGAActgtagtttttattaatttattcatattttaagtcagttttaaACTTGTGTAAGTCcatctttcaaaaaatattttgagtcaaaactagaaaaaaactgaaaatattagtTCGAGGCGGAAGTGAAAACGCGGTGTCTGTTTCTACAGGAAAACTCCACGTGGGACATCCGGCGGAAGTAAACCACATGATGCTAGCAACGTTAGCTTCGAGGCTTCCTGTTGTTTATCGTCTGTCGGTTCTTGCTGTGTGAGCTGAAGGTTTCAGGTTCTGCAGTAACAGTAACTTCGGTTCATCACCAGAGAGagaacagctgctgctggagaaatATTCAACAACATCGAAACGGCTGGATCCCAGCAGGAAAACCCAAATCATCTCGGAACCACCAGGTAACGTTTCCTCATCCATGCTTCCACATGTTGCTAAAATTAGCTTTCAATTCACATCTTGATTTTAGCGGCTATTTTCACAGGTAAGCAGGTTAAAAGTTCTGTGTTAggtaagaaaaatgttgtttctttaaataaaatgttttcagtgcaAAATGAATTCATAAGATATTGTAGAATTAACTGAAAATAAGCTCCTATGTctttttgaaaagttacttaagaGTTGTTTTGTAAGGTTTTATGTGGACTAAGATATTTAAACTcatcaaaaatgtgaaactttattCTAAATAGAGGAATTGTATTTATTAGTTGTACATTTATAGAATGGAGAAGTTTCTATTGACAAGGCTGGACTGAAGGATGATCAGTCTGGGCAATAAAAGCTAATAATCCATCATCAATATTTCCCAGCAGATCAGTATGGTCTCTGATCAATCGCTCCCTCTGAATCCTTCTATTGgtgatgttctccatcagagccaaaACTTTCTGCAGCTACTTGAATATGTGAGATTTTCTACACACCTGATCACCATAAAAATAATCCAACCTGTAACTGGATGTTCAGGTTTCAGTGTATTTAAGTGAATTTTGGCACCAATTTTGTAGCTTTTTATCCACAAAAACGTTTGTGtggctgctgcacatttttatgGCAGGTAAAAGGTTTGTGTATTTACATTAACTTTGATGTCATattcattttataaattttaaaatatggcgCCGCACATTTTTTGTGAGCATGATTTATATGTAACAGAGCAGCCTGGCTGCAGGCTCCTCTGGACGTCCATCAGTTAATCTGGTGGAAAAAATCTAATCCGATTATTTCTCTGTCACTAAacaattcagttgaaaaaactCAGCATGATTGTTTACATATATTGTTTATGAATTGGCCTCCAATGTATGAGAGAGGCCTCATGTGAAAACActttgcaaattttaaactaaaatggtaacattttgtgttgttacttttttctattttccagaTTTGCCAAAGCGTCATGTCTCTAGAGCTTAAAGGGAGAACAGAGGCCCTTCATCTGCCAAGAGTAAAGGAAGAAGAGTGTGGATCAGAACCTCTGCTGGCTGTAAAGAAAGAAGACAACATAGGACTAAAGCAATGGACAGAAACCTTAGTGGGAGTAGATTCAGGATCAGTTGAAGTAAAAGAAGAACCAGTAGAATTACAACTGCAACAAATAAAGGAAGATGATTCTCAATCAGATTCTCAGCAGATGATTAAGATTGAAGAGATTAGTCCAGATGAAATCAAAGCGTTAGAACCAAAACAAGTGAAAGAAGAGGAGCATGAATTAGACTTTCTGCAGAAGGTAAAGATGGAGGCTAATGACACAAATCAAAAGGAAAATCAGAATGAACTGAAGGAAGAGACTGATACCTTCATCCTTATGGTGACGGATAATGAAGCAGAACAACCTGAACGCAATGGAAATCAATTCTCTAAGAACATCTTTAAAGCAGAACACCATCAGGACAGAAAGACTCTCGGAGCTTCAAGATCCAGCAGAGATGAACAGCATCAAGAGAAAGTTGTGAAAACCAGAGGCAGAGGAGACAAAAGGACAAAGGACAAGGAAATTAACCAGagtaaaatatgtaacatttgTAGTACAAGTTTCAAATTGAACCAGAGTTTAGAAGCccacatgagaactcacacaaatgagaagcctttttcatgtgtgacctgtggGAAAAGCTTCTTTAGCAAAAACAGTTTCAGTCGCCACAAGAGAACTCACTCAGTTCAGAAGCTGATCTCCTGCACAATGTGTAGCAAAGGTTTCCATCTGAAAGGCAACTTGAATAGCCACATGAGAACtcatacaggtgagaaacctttctcaTGTGAAATATGTATGAAAAGTTTCAGTCAGAAATGCAATTTGAATACCCACATGAAAATTCATACAGGTGAAAAACTTTTCACACCTTTCTCATGTAGAATCTGTAAGAAAAGTTTCCATCTGAGATGCAGTTTAAAAAACCACATGAGAACACATACAGGTGAAAAACCTTTCTCATGTGAAATGTGTAGGAAAAGTTTCAGTCAGAAGAGCAATCTGAAGAGccacatgagaactcacacaggtgagaaacctttctctTGTGGAAAGTGTAGGAAAAGTTTCAGTCGGAAACACACTTTGCATCGCCACATGAGtactcacacaggtgagaaacctttctcaTGTGGAAAGTGTAGGAaaagtttcagtctgaaacatACTTTGCATCGCCACGAGAGCTCAATTCAGAATCATTTCTAATGTGCAAcctgtgaaaaatgtttccgtctaaagaaatatttgaattgACCCATGAAACTTCACACAGACACTGCAGAGGTGCAGTTTGCAGCTCTGTTGCTTTGCAGGTCGTAGTTCAGTGGAGTAGCAGCCTGGAGTCTTTATCTGGATTGTTTGATCTTACATGTTACTAGTGAGGAATCGCTCTCCAATGGTTCTGTCGTAAAAACATGAACTTGTGTCTGAGTTGGTCTGAAAATGTGTAGAAGTCTTGAAAGCTAGAATGATTATCCTTCTTCAGCAACTTCATCTCTATAATTCCAGTTAAAACTTCCCAGATGTTGTTCCAAAACGTATGGTTTGACTatatcataaatatttatggatTTGGAGCCTTTCATCAAACAATATTGCTGCTTTGAAAGGATCAATATCAGCACAACTTTGCAGCATCCTGGACATCAgttaaactttaaagtttttatcaGGTAAAAGTCATTATCCAGCCCAGAGACCAATTAACTGAACATTGAAGTtccatcaaaataaaagcatttaaactCAGGAAGTCAACTTCTTTCAAGCATTTCTATCAAACCTTCTTCTATAAGTTTCTTCTACATGTGAATGGATCCATCAGTATTTCAGGCTGACAGACTAAAATTTgcacaaactgttttaaaatgttcagcagttctgtttctgaatcttgaggttttattttcagatgctgATTTAACTGATTAAAATCCTGATCTATTTAACTAAAAGGTGGAGGTGACATTATTAAAGAGACATGACGGGTCCAGCAGCATTCTAATAAACAGTCGAGAAAgttaaatttgtctttatttagtCCAAAACTCAGAGATTTTCGATATTCGTAAATTTTCTATTTCAGTTCAgtctttattttacatcttaaaGATTTTCTTGCAGCCAAATCTTTCTATTTATCCCAACATGCCGGGTCTTTCAGGGTTAGACTAAGACTAAGACTTCTGAGAAGATTTGAATTTTCTGGATAAACCTGAATAAACtgttctgaaaacagaaaaaaaaacgtccAGAAGGAAGAAGAAcgtttgttaaatgtttatttcttttcttctttttttctagttagttttgtaaaagttttctaAACCTGAtgtgttctgcttttttttttttcagggggATTCTCCATTTAACTTGAGTGTTTTTGTGGGGCCATGTggttcaataaaaatgtaaataattagaaaatctGACATATCAAAGTttgttcagctgtttttctcaagaaaactttaaaggaaaaaaatgttgaatatttatgaGAACTGCTGTactcaacaaatatttttcttcaatttattTCTTGACAGATTGCATTGCCATTATGAATAATGAacatcaacaaaacacatttctctgtaaagtaaaaatattaaaatgcctTACCAGTCTGGGTGTTGTGTTGTTGATTAATCTAGTAAATTATAATAATGTGCATCAAACTGAGTCAAAGTATAAAACCAGTTACATCAAAGTCAACATGCTGCGTTAACAGAGTGACCTTCAACCTTCTGGGTTATTTCTGAGTGTTAACATGGGTGTGTTTGGACTAGATGTGTGTTCTAGTTTAGGACAGGAAGCTTTTGACTCACTGTTTCATTTTCCGTTGGCTATGactgcagctttattttttcagatattgAAATCAGTATTTAAGTTTCTTAAATTTAGTTtggataaaaatatgtttttctataacaagaaaaaaaaaccactaaAAAGTATTTTGGTATAAAGAGTACAGATTAGTTTGAAGCAGAACTTTAAGCGTGTTGTGTGTTTCAAGAGTAAAGCTCCGTGTGGAACTTCCGGCGGAAGTACGCACAAGGTGCTAGCACCGTTAGCTTCCAGCTTCCTTCTGTTTATCGTTGGTTGGAAAACGGTTTTTACTGTGTGAGCTGAATATTTCAGTGTCCGTAGTAACAATATCTCCGGTTCATCATCAGAGAGAGATAAACTGTCGGATAAATATTCAAACTCAGAGATCGATCATCAGCTCAGGCTGCTGGATTCATCTGGAAAACCCAAAACATCTCCGAACCTCCTGGAGGTGTTTCCTGATCCAGGCTTCATAGAAGTAAGATTCCGATTCACATCTTTCTCATGTGAATTTAGGGATTTAATGGCAAAAAACCAGATCAAAACAGATTCATGTTTAAATCGCATCGGTGCCTAAAACCTGGAGATGATAATTACACGAGCCGTGTGAGATTAACACAGAAAGATCcagcaaaacaaaggaaacaaataaaacggCACCATGCAGTTTAATTCTCTAATATTAGATAATAAAGAATAGCAAATAACCCTataaagatttattatttttaggaatTGCAGACAGAGGAGcattaagcaaataaacaagaaaGAATACATTGTAGAGCAACGATAAAGGAAAGTTGGAATATAGTCTAAaggtatttttgtttcagttcgtagtaaaaggaaaaaactgttttaaacacacaaatttaaacttttattttaaaaattaagtaaataaaattaaataaatttttctggCTCTAATATAAGTtgaatcctcttttttttaaacaaaggagAGATAACTCTTAACTTTGCAGAATAAGGTCACCTGAGTCAACCCCTttctataaatatgaaaaaatagaaaactattGATTGAgcacttaaaaatataaaacacacattttgaaaCTACAATCTTTTAACTCTTTATGCTGCATTGTTAAATtgcagcataaaaataaaaaagtggacaccattgtttttgtaaaataaaagtctgttaGCATGTGTCGCTCATGGTGCGTTCAAAGACGTCTCATGATAACAACAGATTAAGCATTTGTATTGGCTGATAGAGgttcaggggtcagaggtcacagatACAGGAAGAGCAGGACCGTCCCATACGTAGCATAGCATGTAAGCTATTAAAAGGTGCTAATTCCCACCTCTtgtctctatttatttatttttttggtttttctttctttatttattgtttacttCTCAGTTCCAGTCCTCAGCCTCCTGCTCTGCATGGTTTATATGTGCCTCTatttcagaacagctgatccaaatgattggaTGACGTTTCCTGCAGTCgtcctgttaatcacccaaagattcaatccaggtgtggcagCAGGAAACACCTGAAACATACAGGGGCCGGCGGGGGGCCAGAGGGGGGCCGGACTGGGTTACTGGAATTTGGACAAATGTTAGGtctaaacaaactgaaaactatACTTGATGTCCTCATTTTCCATCTGATCCAGGTTAAGCTTTATTTCGTTTACGCCTTCAGTTATtctgttctctgttttcatttaactgTGCTGGATGTCAGAAAAGTCCTTAACCTTCTgctgtccttccttcctttcttccttccttccttcaggTCTTCCACAGCCTCATCTCTGTTCCTGCTCTCATAACTGAAGGGAAGAACTCAGACGTCCACATGACGGTAAACTCTATGAAAATACaagagcaaaaacaacacaagatgGGTGAGCCaaaagaggaaccagaacctcaacCAATCAAAGAAGAACAGGTTGAACTGTGGGCCATTCAGGATGAGGAGCAGCTTTTAGTGAAGCAGGAGAGCAGCACCTCTACAGCGACTGCTGCTTCTGAGAAAATATCCCACAATgaaccagaactggaccagAGGATGGAGATaaaggaggaaccagaacctgttgaGATTAAAGAAGAGCAAAAGCATCTCTGCAGTGATCAGGATGAAGATCATCTTTTAGTGAAGCTGGATCCTGAAGCCTTGATGGTGTCTCCTACTTATGAGCAAAAAGACAATaatgaaccagaaccaaacaagaaCCAGCTGCTCTCTGCACACGGACCTGAAGATGAGAACCAACATCAGCAAGAAAGCAACCAGAAAGACTCAGGATCCAGTAAAGATAAAGATCTGAGTCCAGAAAAGAGACCACAGGAGAGCAGAAATAAGAGGGACAGTGTGAACAATTCAGagctaaaaaaacagaaaacagatttatcCTGCTGTAATGAATGTGGTAAATACCTAACAACCCCACAGCACTTGAGTTTGCACATGAGAATCCACACAGGGGAGAAGCCACATCCTTGTAAAATGTGCAGTAAATCCTTTAGAAATAGTGGTAATTTGCTTCGGCATGAAAGGACTCACTCAGGAGAAAAGCCGTTTTTTTGTGAAGTGTGCGGTAAGTCCTTCAGGTATGATGGACATTTCACTATTCATAAGAGAACACACACAGGGGAAAAACCATATCACTGTAAACTATGTTCCAAATCCTTCAGTGACTGGACTGGTATGGCCAGACACATGGGAACTCACGCCAACGAGAAACCATATTCTTGTGAAGTGTgcaaaaaatctttcaaaaaacgACACGACTTGTCTCGTCACCTTAaaactcacacaggtgagaaacctttctcaTGCATGACATGTAGGAAAGGTTTCATCAGGAAATTTGCTTTAACTATgcacatgagaactcacacaggtgagaagccataTCCATGTGAACTGTGCGATAAATCTTTTCGAGACCAGAGTAATTTAGCTCGACACATCAGAACTCACATGAGAAAGAAGCAGTATTCTTGTGATGTGTGCGATAAATCTTTTAGAGACCGTAGTAATTTGGCACGTCACATAGCAACTCACATGGGTGACAGACATCCTTGTGAATTCTGTGTCAAATCTTTTAGACAGAGTAGTGATTTGGTTCGTCATCTTAGAACGCACACAGGCGAGAAACCTTTCTCATGTTCGACTTGTGGTAAAAGTTTCCCAAGGCAATCTGCCTTGAATGTTCACATAAGAGCtcatacaggtgagaagccATTTTGTTGCAACTTGTGCCACAAATCTTTTAGAGACAA comes from Gambusia affinis linkage group LG10, SWU_Gaff_1.0, whole genome shotgun sequence and encodes:
- the LOC122838079 gene encoding zinc finger protein OZF-like, which gives rise to MKEESEPQQITEAKEEPEPHSIKEEQYELWIFENEGELLMKQETNNSMIPVTPADDEIFHNGPELQQAMETKEELDPVLIKEEPESIQIKEQEEPELVHIKVEPELSPIKVEHEDLDSEQDEKQLVVKQEPETCMVSPTYNQQDNNEPEPNKDQLLFVNNPEDCQHQPESNQKDSGSSGDKDPQPETENHRDNVDESEPTGFKTNLISCKVCGRSFGRYRYLVSHMRIHTNKKPFLCLTCGKGFIRQPDLKVHMTHHTGEKPFQCLTCGKAFPRQPDLTVHVRTHTGEKPFQCLVCGKGFIQKTTMLCHMRTHTGEKPFQCLDCGKGFIQKTTLRYHMRTHTGEKPFSCELCDKSFRQRSDLACHMKTHTDEKPHCCEKCGKSFRKRSDLANHTLSHTGEMPFPCLTCGKGFKQQYKLTMHMKVHTGDKPYNCELCDKSFRQRSDLTRHLKTHKRVKLSSCTVCGKLLSEFSSMPRHMKTHTGEKAYLCEVCDKSFIQKSDLVRHMRTHR
- the LOC122838089 gene encoding zinc finger protein 350-like isoform X3; this encodes MSLELKGRTEALHLPRVKEEECGSEPLLAVKKEDNIGLKQWTETLVGVDSGSVEVKEEPVELQLQQIKEDDSQSDSQQMIKIEEISPDEIKALEPKQVKEEEHELDFLQKVKMEANDTNQKENQNELKEETDTFILMVTDNEAEQPERNGNQFSKNIFKAEHHQDRKTLGASRSSRDEQHQEKVVKTRGRGDKRTKDKEINQSKICNICSTSFKLNQSLEAHMRTHTNEKPFSCVTCGKSFFSKNSFSRHKRTHSVQKLISCTMCSKGFHLKGNLNSHMRTHTGGFSI
- the LOC122838089 gene encoding zinc finger protein 37-like isoform X2, coding for MSLELKGRTEALHLPRVKEEECGSEPLLAVKKEDNIGLKQWTETLVGVDSGSVEVKEEPVELQLQQIKEDDSQSDSQQMIKIEEISPDEIKALEPKQVKEEEHELDFLQKVKMEANDTNQKENQNELKEETDTFILMVTDNEAEQPERNGNQFSKNIFKAEHHQDRKTLGASRSSRDEQHQEKVVKTRGRGDKRTKDKEINQSKICNICSTSFKLNQSLEAHMRTHTNEKPFSCVTCGKSFFSKNSFSRHKRTHSVQKLISCTMCSKGFHLKGNLNSHMRTHTGEKPFSCEICMKSFSQKCNLNTHMKIHTGEKLFTPFSCRICKKSFHLRCSLKNHMRTHTGEKPFSCGKCRKSFSRKHTLHRHMSTHTGEKPFSCGKCRKSFSLKHTLHRHESSIQNHF
- the LOC122838089 gene encoding zinc finger protein OZF-like isoform X1 codes for the protein MSLELKGRTEALHLPRVKEEECGSEPLLAVKKEDNIGLKQWTETLVGVDSGSVEVKEEPVELQLQQIKEDDSQSDSQQMIKIEEISPDEIKALEPKQVKEEEHELDFLQKVKMEANDTNQKENQNELKEETDTFILMVTDNEAEQPERNGNQFSKNIFKAEHHQDRKTLGASRSSRDEQHQEKVVKTRGRGDKRTKDKEINQSKICNICSTSFKLNQSLEAHMRTHTNEKPFSCVTCGKSFFSKNSFSRHKRTHSVQKLISCTMCSKGFHLKGNLNSHMRTHTGEKPFSCEICMKSFSQKCNLNTHMKIHTGEKLFTPFSCRICKKSFHLRCSLKNHMRTHTGEKPFSCEMCRKSFSQKSNLKSHMRTHTGEKPFSCGKCRKSFSRKHTLHRHMSTHTGEKPFSCGKCRKSFSLKHTLHRHESSIQNHF
- the LOC122838066 gene encoding zinc finger protein 883-like isoform X1 is translated as MLGLNKLKTILDVLIFHLIQVFHSLISVPALITEGKNSDVHMTVNSMKIQEQKQHKMGEPKEEPEPQPIKEEQVELWAIQDEEQLLVKQESSTSTATAASEKISHNEPELDQRMEIKEEPEPVEIKEEQKHLCSDQDEDHLLVKLDPEALMVSPTYEQKDNNEPEPNKNQLLSAHGPEDENQHQQESNQKDSGSSKDKDLSPEKRPQESRNKRDSVNNSELKKQKTDLSCCNECGKYLTTPQHLSLHMRIHTGEKPHPCKMCSKSFRNSGNLLRHERTHSGEKPFFCEVCGKSFRYDGHFTIHKRTHTGEKPYHCKLCSKSFSDWTGMARHMGTHANEKPYSCEVCKKSFKKRHDLSRHLKTHTGEKPFSCMTCRKGFIRKFALTMHMRTHTGEKPYPCELCDKSFRDQSNLARHIRTHMRKKQYSCDVCDKSFRDRSNLARHIATHMGDRHPCEFCVKSFRQSSDLVRHLRTHTGEKPFSCSTCGKSFPRQSALNVHIRAHTGEKPFCCNLCHKSFRDNSNMARHLRTHTGEKPYSCKLCGKSFQHSYYLTNHMSTHTGQKPYPCDLCDKFFMQRSDLARHLRTHTGEKPYSCEFCDKSFRQSSILTRHLRTHTGEKT
- the LOC122838066 gene encoding zinc finger protein 883-like isoform X2 encodes the protein MTVNSMKIQEQKQHKMGEPKEEPEPQPIKEEQVELWAIQDEEQLLVKQESSTSTATAASEKISHNEPELDQRMEIKEEPEPVEIKEEQKHLCSDQDEDHLLVKLDPEALMVSPTYEQKDNNEPEPNKNQLLSAHGPEDENQHQQESNQKDSGSSKDKDLSPEKRPQESRNKRDSVNNSELKKQKTDLSCCNECGKYLTTPQHLSLHMRIHTGEKPHPCKMCSKSFRNSGNLLRHERTHSGEKPFFCEVCGKSFRYDGHFTIHKRTHTGEKPYHCKLCSKSFSDWTGMARHMGTHANEKPYSCEVCKKSFKKRHDLSRHLKTHTGEKPFSCMTCRKGFIRKFALTMHMRTHTGEKPYPCELCDKSFRDQSNLARHIRTHMRKKQYSCDVCDKSFRDRSNLARHIATHMGDRHPCEFCVKSFRQSSDLVRHLRTHTGEKPFSCSTCGKSFPRQSALNVHIRAHTGEKPFCCNLCHKSFRDNSNMARHLRTHTGEKPYSCKLCGKSFQHSYYLTNHMSTHTGQKPYPCDLCDKFFMQRSDLARHLRTHTGEKPYSCEFCDKSFRQSSILTRHLRTHTGEKT